A window of Roseovarius sp. THAF27 contains these coding sequences:
- a CDS encoding TAXI family TRAP transporter solute-binding subunit: MKNYLLGALAAAGIAISAPASAQEFISIGTGGVTGVYYPTGGAICRLVNKSRKDHGIRCAVESTGGSVYNINTIKAGELEFGVAQSDWQYHAYNGTSTFSDNPFPEIRSVFSVHPEPFTLIARSDAGIESFEDLKGKRFNVGNAGSGLRATTEVLMEEYGMTMDDFALATEYKGSEMSQQLCDGNIDAMVYVVGHPAAAIQEAATTCDVTLVNVTGDVIDKLIEENPYYRTATVPGGMYAGNDEDVTTFGVGATLVTSADVSEDTVYVLAKAVMENIDDFRQLHPAFANLEPSEMVQDALSAPLHPGAEKAYKELGLME, from the coding sequence ATGAAAAACTACCTTCTCGGCGCCCTTGCCGCCGCAGGAATAGCCATTTCCGCCCCCGCCTCGGCGCAGGAATTCATTTCCATCGGCACAGGTGGCGTGACGGGCGTCTACTATCCCACCGGCGGCGCGATCTGCCGTCTCGTCAACAAGTCCCGCAAGGATCACGGCATCCGCTGCGCCGTGGAGTCCACCGGCGGCTCGGTCTACAATATCAACACGATCAAGGCCGGCGAGCTGGAATTCGGCGTCGCACAGTCCGACTGGCAGTACCACGCCTATAACGGCACCTCGACCTTCTCGGACAATCCGTTCCCGGAAATCCGTTCGGTCTTCTCGGTTCATCCCGAACCCTTCACGCTGATCGCCCGGTCCGACGCCGGCATCGAAAGCTTCGAGGACCTCAAGGGCAAGCGCTTCAACGTGGGCAATGCCGGCTCGGGCCTGCGCGCCACGACCGAGGTGCTGATGGAAGAATACGGCATGACCATGGACGATTTCGCACTTGCGACCGAGTACAAGGGCTCGGAAATGTCGCAACAGCTCTGCGACGGCAACATCGACGCCATGGTCTACGTCGTGGGCCACCCGGCCGCCGCCATCCAGGAAGCGGCGACCACCTGTGATGTCACGCTCGTGAACGTCACCGGCGATGTCATCGACAAGCTGATCGAGGAAAACCCCTACTACCGCACCGCCACTGTTCCCGGCGGCATGTACGCCGGCAACGACGAGGACGTCACCACGTTCGGCGTGGGCGCGACCCTCGTGACCTCCGCCGACGTGTCCGAAGACACGGTTTACGTTCTGGCCAAGGCGGTCATGGAAAACATCGACGACTTCCGCCAGCTGCACCCGGCCTTTGCCAACCTCGAGCCTTCCGAGATGGTTCAGGACGCCCTGTCGGCCCCGCTGCACCCCGGTGCGGAAAAGGCCTACAAGGAACTTGGCCTGATGGAATAA